In Drosophila pseudoobscura strain MV-25-SWS-2005 chromosome 4, UCI_Dpse_MV25, whole genome shotgun sequence, the following proteins share a genomic window:
- the LOC6902491 gene encoding zinc finger protein Xfin, whose translation MEYVCRVCLDGSAPLVDIFAEICDLRLNISESSPACVISKLAPEHSVVRGDSMPQFICPYCIHGVQTAYGYKLLLDKSFANYQQRLLSNNVINETYTIESSDEEEDRIRAREMHAIEAVLNNAMQETADEAVENDSEEEGTYTLRNSLRNFADDQTRPQMSVSMLTHAIDKMEQMHKLAQVAKAEAHMHNNLQRNKANKRQSRHCGKLLFPDVCDKGVMSESHLNRHETSHKNKQTSELNTKPLGIRNTTDRSPLPKKKKPESVESDLEVLSSLDTSSRSRSPPLPNINDLDTNISSHTKKTKSLSKKLNFPCQECGKVFSLKRTLERHVRSHTGERPFQCTYCVKKFTRMDNLLRHTGVHTGEGRYHCPQCKKNCRLKSGPQRHVCNNQARVLPEAGDAEKKSDSQVKLN comes from the exons atggAGTACGTGTGCCGCGTGTGCCTGGATGGTTCCGCTCCTCTGGTGGACATATTCGCCGAAATTTGCGATCTCAGATTGAACATATCTGAAAGCAGCCCCGCCTGTGTCATCAGCAAGCTCGCACCTGAGCATTCTGTGGTACGTGGGGACTCTATGCCGCAGTTTATTTGTCCCTACTGCATTCATGGAGTCCAGACTGCATATGGATATAAGTTGTTATTGGACAAAAGCTTTGCAAATTATCAACAACGCTTGTTATCAAACAATGTTATCAATGAAACGTACACCATCGAAAGCAGCGATGAAGAGGAGGATCGCATACGTGCAAGGGAAATGCATGCGATTGAGGCGGTGCTCAATAATGCTATGCAAGAGACGGCGGACGAGGCGGTTGAAAATGACAGCGAAGAAGAAGGCACTTACACATTGAGGAATTCTCTAAGGAACTTCGCTGATGACCAGACTCGTCCGCAGATGAGCGTTTCAATGCTTACCCATGCCATTGACAAAATGGAGCAGATGCACAAGCTGGCCCAGGTGGCAAAAGCAGAGGCTCACATGCACAACAATTTACAACGGAATAAAGCCAATAAGAGGCAGAG TCGTCACTGTGGCAAGTTGCTGTTTCCTGATGTGTGTGACAAAGGAGTCATGTCTGAGAGCCATCTAAATAGACATGAAACCAGTCACAAGAACAAGCAGACGTCCGAACT CAACACGAAACCTCTTGGAATTAGGAACACAACTGATCGTAGTCCGTTAccgaaaaagaagaaaccagAGTCGGTGGAGAGTGATTTGGAAGTGCTTTCCAGCCTTGATACCTCTAGTCGCTCAAGAAGTCCACCGTTGCCAAATAT CAACGACCTTGACACTAATATCTCAAGTCACACCAAGAAGACCAAATCATTGTCAAA AAAACTGAATTTTCCGTGCCAGGAGTGCGGTAAAGTATTTTCGTTGAAAAGAACCCTGGAGAGACACGTTCGGTCTCACACTGGCGAACGTCCTTTCCAGTGCACGTATTGCGTGAAGAAATTTACTCGCATGGATAACCTGCTAAGGCACACTGGTGTCCACACTGGCGAGGGTCGTTACCATTGCCCtcaatgcaaaaaaaattgtaGGCTAAAGTCTGGGCCTCAGAGACATGTTTGTAATAATCAGGCGAGGGTGCTGCCAGAAGCTGGAGATGCTGAAAAGAAAAGCGACTCACAAGTTAAGTTAAACTGA